The region GTATTTTTAATATAAGCTTTATCAATACGTTTTTTTACAACTTCGTAACGCGAATTATATGCACCATCTACATCAAAACGTTTTTCATCCATTCGGAAGCGGATAGATAATGAAACGTTGAATACCAATATTAGAGTATGCACATCCAGATTATAGGGCAGGCAGGATTTTATAGATTCATGGCATAGTTCCATTTCACATAATGTTTCCAGTTGCCAATACCTTAGCTGATGTAAAATTTCTTTAGAATAATGTCGCGTAGGACTGATAGACTGCCCTACATATATATTATGTTCTACACCATCGGTTTTGAAAAGTTCAAAATAATGTGGAAAAATAAGTTGCGCTTCCTGTTCTTTTCTTTCCAGAAGATTAGCAAAATTTTTATTGATTGCACTAACCGTATCATCAAAAGCTTTTCTTCTTTTATAAAGAAGCTGCCCGTTGGAATCCAACAGACTGAAGTAGTTTATAATTTCAGGAGTATTATTTTCCTCTAGTTCAGGATGTACTTTGTTGGCAAGAAAACGCAAAACCCTCTGTTCTGTATCTGTTTTTAGACCCGCTTCAACCTCTTCTGCAAGAATTTTAAGTCCAAATAAGATTTTCTCATTAACAGCTTTTTCATTTTTTATATTCTCGTAAACAGAGACAAGCCTGTTCAGTTGTTCCAGAAGATCTTCCTGTTGTGCCTTGTTGCGTATACTGGAAGAAGATTTGATGTCTGTTTGTCCGTATAAAGGATAAACATGGTCGAAAGATATTTCTTTCAGATTATATTCTTCGTTTCGTAAGCTTCCAAAGAAAGCATTTTGTGCTTCTTCCCTAAACTTCCAGGCAACACTTGGGTGTAGAGAAGTATATTCCTGCTGAATAATGGCATCTAGTTTTGTTTGCCATTCATAATGGAATCTACTGATAGAGAATAGCAGGAAAGGCGTAACAAAGTCCAGCTTTTTTACTTTCAGACTATTAAAAGCACCTTTAATTCCAGATGACATTTCCAGAATAGCGAGTAGTTGATTGTCCTTTACGACAGGAATCATAATGAAGCTATGTACATTATGTTCTATAAAATAACTGGAGATAAACTGAAATTTTTCTGAATCGGCATATTTGTATACATCAGAAACAACAATAGGTTTATTGCTTTGTGCCAAAGCATCATAAGCTTCTTTACCAATTGCATCAAAGCCTAGTTTATCATAAAGAAATTCTAAAATGGAACTGGAGAAAAGAGCACGATTGTTTTGCAGCTTTTCCAGTCTGTTTTGTTCATGATTGAAGAACATAAACCCTGTACGAAGATCTGGAATCTCGAAATAAGAACGCAGGATAGGCTCGAAGCTATTGTCCAGAGCTCCTGTTTCCGGATCTATACTCAACAGATTAGATTTTAGCTCTGAAAGAGAAAAATCTGCTGTTACATCCGTCAGGCTGATAATAAAAAATCCTTTTAATATCCAGCTTTCAGGTGGAAATTTAGATTTCCACAGATCAATATTCTCATAATTATCCAGAAGAAGATCTATTTCATCATTATTCAGAAAATGAGCTTTTTCGGTGGGAATAGTTTCTGTGAAATCAGCGTTTATTGTTAGGCGGTAATGTCTTATAAATCCTTGTTTGTCAGGGATATCAAAATATAATGGAGTTGATGTTTTAATTTCTTTTTTAAAATAGGTGTGTATAATCACCACACAATTCATAATATAGAAATAGTCATCATCTAAATCTCTTATTTTTATTTCGAAACTTTGTCCGGCATCTGACAATAGTTTCTTAAACCTTTCTGTGTAATTAAATGTAAGATTGAAGAAAGGAATACTGGCTGCTTTTATTTCATTATTGGTTAAAGCAGTTGGGAATAGATAGGCAAGGAGCTGATGTATAAGTTCTTCGTTATTATGAATAACATCTATGTCATCGAAGCCTTCTCTGAGTTCAGGAACTTTATCTACCTTTTCTAAAAGCGCACGGGCGTATTCGGATCTGTAAGATTCCGGATCCTGATCCCGTATTTTTTCCAGCACCTCAATATATTTATGAAATGCGATACGCAGTATAAAAGGTGATTCTTTCTCCTGAAGCATAGCATGCAAATTTAAACAATAATAGGTAATTTAGGAACTAAACGATTGTTTAAATTTGGGAATTATGTTATAGATAAAAGCATTTGTACTTTAATTAAAAACCCTTTATGTATCAGTTATTTATAAGGTTTTTTGGCTTTGTTAGAATATTTGTGGGCACGTATAGTTCAGGAAAATAATCTATCTCTGGACTTGTTTTATATATTTTGGGGTTTTAATGTTATAAAAATATTTTAAACCGGGTAATATCTTATTGTCTTATAATATTTTGCATTGTTTTTTTTGTCCGGTATCTTTTTGGAAAAACATTTATTGTATTAGTACTAGGTAAAAAGTCTTTTGTAGTGCGGTTTTTAAAATTTTTACACAGATTAATAATGAAAAAAATAAAAAATATTTGTTTTTAATATTTTTTATTTAATTTTATATAAAACTAAATCACAAAAATTAATTAGATGAAAACCGCAAATTTTTCTTTTGCATTATGCCTTTCCGTGGTTATAATGTTATTTACCAAATGTACAAGAAGTGAACAAGATCTGTCAGTAACTAAGGATGCCTCTGCACTGAAATCCGGAGTTACAATATCAGCAGTTAATCTAAGCAATCTTATTGCTTACAAAAACAGTGATCACCAGATTTCGGCTGGTTATTACAGAACATGGAGAGACAGTGCTACAGCAAGTGGAAATCTCCCGAGTATGAGATGGTTGCCGGATAGCCTGGATATGGTAATGGTATTTCCGGATTATACACCTCCGGCAAATGCATATTGGAATACCTTGAAAACTAATTACGTTCCTTATCTTCATAAGCGGGGAACCAAGGTTATTATAACATTAGGAGATCTGAACAGTGCAACAACTACGGGCGGTCAAGACTCTATAGGTTACTCTTCATGGGCAAAAAGCATTTATGATAAATGGGTAGGTGAGTATAATCTGGATGGAATCGATATTGATATAGAAAGTAGCCCTAGTGGAGCAACGCTGACCAAATTTGTTGCGGCAACCAAAGCATTGTCTAAATATTTTGGTCCTAAATCGGGTACAGGAAAAACATTTGTATACGATACCAATCAGAATCCTACTAATTTCTTTATTCAGACAGCTTCCCGATACAACTATGTGTTCCTTCAGGCATACGGAAGAAGTACAACCAATCTTACAACAGTTTCCGGACTTTATGCACCGTATATCAATATGAAACAATTTTTACCTGGTTTCTCTTTCTATGAAGAAAATGGATATCCTGGAAATTACTGGAATGACGTAAGATATCCTCAGAACGGAACAGGCCGTGCATATGATTATGCCCGTTGGCAGCCTGCGACAGGTAAGAAAGGTGGAATATTCTCTTATGCTATAGAAAGAGATGCACCATTAACGTCTTCTAATGACAACACGCTTCGTGCTCCTAACTTCAGAGTGACAAAGGATTTGATTAAAATTATGAATCCTTAATAAGTTTTTTAGCAACCCCGAAAAATACAGATTTCAGAAACTTTTGCATTGAATTATTTTCAGTGCAGTACGGATTGGTTTCTATTGTAACACTAATTATTAAATAAAAACAGACTATGAAAAAAATATTTTTTGCTCAGTGTTCAATACTTTTATTGATGCTGGGATCATGTTCCAATATGACAGAGGATATGACACCTGAGTCAGTTAATAAAGAAGCTTCTGTTAAAAGTAGTGCTGCTTTGGCTGGCTCTAATGGAGTATGTATTGCTTATTATATTACTGACGGAAGAAATCCGACATTCAAACTGAAAGATATACCAGATAAAGTAGATATGGTAATACTTTTCGGGCTGAAATACTGGAGCTTGCAGGATACCACCAAATTACCGGGAGGTACTGGTATGATGGGAAGTTTTAAATCTTATAAAGATCTGGACACTCAGATACGCTCTCTTCAAAGCAGAGGTATCAAGGTGCTACAGAATATAGATGATGATGTAAGCTGGCAGTCTTCCAAACCGGGAGGTTTTGCTTCCGCTGCTGCATATGGAAATGCTATAAAATCTATTGTCATCGACAAGTGGAAATTGGACGGGATAAGCCTGGATGTAGAACATTCCGGGGCAAAACCTAATCCTATACCAGCATTTCCGGGTTATGCAGCAACTGGATATAACGGCTGGTATTCCGGAAGTATGGCAGCAACACCAGCATTTCTGAATGTAATAAGTGAACTGACTAAATATTTCGGTACTACTGCACCAAATAATAAACAACTACAAATCGCCTCAGGTATCGATGTATATGCATGGAATAAGATTATGGAAAATTTCCGAAATAATTTTAATTACATTCAGCTACAATCTTACGGAGCCAATGTGAGCAGAACACAGCTTATGATGAATTATGCTACTGGTACCAATAAAATTCCGGCCAGTAAAATGGTGTTTGGTGCTTATGCTGAAGGCGGAACTAACCAGGCCAATGATGTGGAGGTTGCTAAATGGATACCTACACAGGGAGCTAAAGGTGGAATGATGATTTATACTTATAATTCTAATGTTAGTTATGCCAATGCTGTAAGAGATGCAGTGAAGAACTAATATTTATAAATAAAACCAATGGTTAGCCAAATAGGTTAACCTGGATAACCGTTACAATAATTCGTGAGTTTGTTAATAGAGTAAGGCTTCAGAAATTCTGAAGCCCTACTTGTTTATGATTATAGAAGAGGAAAATAAAAAGCTGTCCTTATAAAGACAGCTTTTTTATTAGGTAAGTATGGATTGATTATCCTCCAAACTGTATATTAAAAAGATCAGGATAAATTCCTAATACAATAATTGCAATTGTAATAACTACTGCCAGTATATTGTAAGTAAGACTTACTTTTTCACTGGTTTTGAAAGTTGTTTCTTTAAAGAAGAACATCGCAATAATAGGTCTCAGGTAGTAAGCGATACTTAATGCAGAACCCAGGATTGCTACTAATACTAGGAATGCAGCACCATTCATTGCTTGGCTGAATAAACTGAATTTTCCAACGAAACCTGCCGTTAATGGAATACCAGCCATAGATAGTAATGAAACTGTAGCTACAATAGCTAATAAAGGTTCAGTTTTAGCAAGACCTTTGAATGCATTGTAAGATACTTCTCTTTTTACTTTTTCTACCCAGATCAGTGTTAAGAAAGCACCAATAGTAGATAAAGAATATGCTAAAAGATAGAAAGCCATTTTCTCTAAAGAGTTTTCATTCATTCCGAAGAATATCAAACCGATATATCCGGCATGAGAAACACTGGAGTAAGCCAGCATTCTCTTCATATTTGTCTGAGCAAGTCCCATACAGTTAGCCAATAGTAATGTAATGATTACAAAGCTTCCCATAATGTTTAACCAGTTACCATATGTTCCTGCAAAACCTATAACCATTAACTTGAATAGTGCACCGAAAGCTGAAATTTTAACTACAGTTGCCATAAAAGAAGTAATGATAGATGGTGCTCCCTGATATACATCCGGGCTCCACATATGGAATGGTGCTAAAGAAGTCTTAAATGCCATTGCACAAAGCATAAGGATAAAACCTAAAATAAACATTGGGTTTTTCCCTGACTGAAGACTGAATTTGTGGATCTCTGTAAGGTCGAATGAACCTGTACTTCCGAAGATCATTGCAATACCGAAAAGTAAGAATCCGGTAGCAAATGCTCCTGTTAAGAAATACTTCATAGAAGCTTCAATTGAGCGAAGATCTGTTTTATTAGCCCCTGCCATTACATATAAAGGAATGGAAAGAATTTCAATTCCTAAGAATAATGTAACAAGGTTTTTGAATCCAAATAATGTAATACCTCCACATAATGATAAAAGCATTAATGCATATAATTCAGACTGGTGGCTTCTGTGGTTGTTGAATGCGAACCCTCCAAGGAAGAAGATAAGCAGTGTAACAACAATAGAAATCTGTGTTAATAGTCTTGCTGGTCCGTCGTACAAGTACATGTTGTCGTACTTCAGGAAAAAGCTACAGTCTGGCATATAGCTTACATAGAAAGCTATTAAAAGCCCTAAAATACCAATATATCTTGAGAATTTGCTTTGGTTGAATACCCCGGCAAAAAGCGATAATACAGCTGTTATAAAAATTATAATAAATACCGTCATTTTCCTTTCAATTAATTATTCATTGATTTGAAGATAAACTCCAACGAACTATGTACCATCTCCAGAATACTATTTGGGAAGATCCCGAAAAGTATTACAAATACAACCAGCGAAGCCAGTACAGAGAATTCTACTCCCGAAACATCCTTCATGTTAGCAAGAAGAACTTCGTCTCCTTTACCAAACATTGCTTTTCCGTACATTCTAAGCATGTATACAGCACAAAGTATAACAGTAAGACCTGATATAATAACCGCTGTTGTATTATAATCTGAAATAGATTTTAATAAGATGAATTCACCGATGAAACCATTAGTTAACGGAACTGCCATAGAACCGAATACAATGATCAGGAAAAGAACTGCAAACTTAGGTGCGACCTTAGCAAGTCCGCCCATTTGTCTGATATCTCTTGTTTTAAATCTTCTGTATAAAATATCTGCACAGTAGAATAAACCAACGATATTGATACCGTGAGCGAAAGCTTGTATAACAGCACCTTCAGCACCTTCGGTAGTAAAGCGTCCGTTCAGAGTAAGAATTGCAGAAGCAAAAATACCCGCTACGATTAGTCCAATGTGAGAAAGAGAAGAATAAGTGATAATTCTTTTGATGTCATTTTTAACGATAGCGATTAATGCACCGTAAACGATACCTATAATAGCCAATGTTAATACAATCTGACCTGAAATTCCCATAATAGCTCCTGGTGCAATCGGAAGAAGATATCTTAAAACTCCGAAGATTGCCATTTTCAGCATGATACCGGAAAGAAGCATTGTTCCTTCGGTAGGAGAGTAAGTATAAGTATCCGGCTGCCATGTATGGAACGGGAATACTGGTAATTTTACAGCGAATGCTACAAAAATAAACCAGAAAACTATGGTCTGTTGGGTAACGTTAAGATCGGAGTTATACATATCCAGTAGTGCAAAAGATGCAGAGTGGTTGTATACGTAGATAAGACCACCTAACATGAACAACGAACCAATAAATGTATACACGAAGAACTTAGTCGTGAAACGAAGTTTCTGATCTTCCTGACCCCATAGTCCACAAATGAACCAAATCGGGATAAGAGTTACTTCCCAGAAAGCATAGAACATTAAGCCGTCTAATGAAGTAAATACTCCGATAAGACCAAACTGCATTAATAAGATCAGTCCGTAGAAAGTATTCTTATATTTTACAGTCTGACTAAAAGAAGACAGTATAATTAATGAGGTTAATATAGTGGTTAATAAAATAAACAGCATGGACAAACCATCAACACCCAAATGTAAAGAAGTCTTCAGGAATGAAGATTCCGGAGTATTGATTTGATACTGTAAGTTCTGGCTGTCTATGGTTGCTGCAAAGTCTAGTCCGGAAAGCATATAGAATGACAAAGCCATTTCTAAGAATGCTAGTACTAAAGCTATGTACTTAGCGCTTGGACTTTTCCATGCAAAAACCAGAGCAGATCCAATAACTGGTATTAGTAATAGTGCTAATAACATCTTATGAATTCAATAAAAAGTTAACAATTAATATAATCCCTACTGCCAATGACATAATCAGCACATAAGTTTCTACATTTCCATTCTGAAGGCGCTTGAAAGATTTTCCAGAATCTTCAGCTCCGTTTGCAACAAAGTTTACAATACGATCGAGTACAGCTTTATCAAACATTGATGCTGCTTTACCCATTCCTTCAATAGGTTTTACAATCATTGCATTATAAATCTCATCAATTTTTAACTTCTGAGCAGAAAGTCTTTCCCATCCAACATATTTGCTGTCTGGTAATGCCATTTTCTTTTTGTTTACATAAGTATTTCTTACAATAAACCATACAATAAAGAACATGGCAACAGTAATGGCTAATAAAATCCATTCTGTAGCTACGCTTACTTCCGGTAATTCGATCGGAGAGATGATTACTTTGTTCAGCCAGTGTGCCAGTTTCTGAGAATGGTCATGGGAAACAAAGTGCGGAAGGTTGAAGAAACCACCAACAACTGAAAGAATAGCCAGTACAATTAGCGGTAAAGTCATATTCAGCGGACTTTCATGTAAATGATGTTCTTGTTCTTTTGATCCTCTGAACTCTCCAAAGAAAGTAAGGTATAAAAGACGGAACATATAGATCGCAGTCATGGCAGCACTTACAAAAGTAAAGAACCATACTACTGGGTTTTTAGCAAATGCAGTTACAAGGATTTCATCTTTAGAAATCATCCCCGATAAGAAAGGGAAACCTGTAATAGCAAGGGTACCGATAAGGAATGTCCAGTAGGTTACCGGAATTTTCTTTCTCAGTCCACCCATATGTCTCATATCCTGCTCTCCGCTCATGGCATGGATTACAGAACCTGATCCTAAGAATAATAAAGCTTTGAAGAAAGCATGTGTCATCAGGTGGAACATTGCTGTTGTATAAGATCCGGCACCTAAAGCGATGAACATGAAACCTAACTGAGATACAGTAGAGTATGCCAATACTTTTTTGATGTCGTTCTGTCTTAGTGCTATGAAGGATGCAACTAAAGAAGTTGCTAAACCGATATACATAATGAACTCCATTGTACTAGGCGCTAACGTATATAAGAAGTTAGAACGTACAACCAAGTAGATACCAGCTGTAACCATTGTTGCAGCGTGGATTAGTGCAGATACCGGTGTTGGACCCGCCATCGCATCCGGTAGCCATGTGAATAAAGGAATCTGTGCAGATTTACCCATTGCTCCTATAAACAGAGATACAGTGATGAAAAGAATAATACCACCATTGTATTCGAACTTAGAAGCATTTTGAGCAACTGTCAGATAATCGATTGCGTTAAGCTGGTAAGCGATAGCGAAGATACCGATTAGTAACCCAAGGTCACCAATACGGTTCATAATGAAAGCTTTTCTTGCAGCTTTTCCATATTCTACATTATCATACCAGAAACCGATTAGTAAGTAAGAACAAACTCCTACACCTTCCCATCCTATGAAAAGGATTAGGTAATTACTTCCCATTACTAATAAAAGCATAGAGAAAATAAACAGGTTAAGATAAGTAAAGAATTTGTAGAAACCTGCATCATGGCTCATATAACCGATAGAGTACAGGTGTATTAAAGAGCCAATTCCGGTGATGATTAATACCATCATCAGTGATAACTGGTCTATTTGTAATGAAAAGTTAATTGGAACTCCGTCAATCTGGAACCATTTGAACAAACGTACAATAGTAACAGATGAATCCGCAGTGTAATCGGAGAAAATTGAAGCAGCCAGAACAAACGAAACAAAAACAACAAGAGTTGC is a window of Elizabethkingia anophelis R26 DNA encoding:
- a CDS encoding GAF domain-containing protein — translated: MLQEKESPFILRIAFHKYIEVLEKIRDQDPESYRSEYARALLEKVDKVPELREGFDDIDVIHNNEELIHQLLAYLFPTALTNNEIKAASIPFFNLTFNYTERFKKLLSDAGQSFEIKIRDLDDDYFYIMNCVVIIHTYFKKEIKTSTPLYFDIPDKQGFIRHYRLTINADFTETIPTEKAHFLNNDEIDLLLDNYENIDLWKSKFPPESWILKGFFIISLTDVTADFSLSELKSNLLSIDPETGALDNSFEPILRSYFEIPDLRTGFMFFNHEQNRLEKLQNNRALFSSSILEFLYDKLGFDAIGKEAYDALAQSNKPIVVSDVYKYADSEKFQFISSYFIEHNVHSFIMIPVVKDNQLLAILEMSSGIKGAFNSLKVKKLDFVTPFLLFSISRFHYEWQTKLDAIIQQEYTSLHPSVAWKFREEAQNAFFGSLRNEEYNLKEISFDHVYPLYGQTDIKSSSSIRNKAQQEDLLEQLNRLVSVYENIKNEKAVNEKILFGLKILAEEVEAGLKTDTEQRVLRFLANKVHPELEENNTPEIINYFSLLDSNGQLLYKRRKAFDDTVSAINKNFANLLERKEQEAQLIFPHYFELFKTDGVEHNIYVGQSISPTRHYSKEILHQLRYWQLETLCEMELCHESIKSCLPYNLDVHTLILVFNVSLSIRFRMDEKRFDVDGAYNSRYEVVKKRIDKAYIKNTTERITQPGKICIVYSSNEDEKEYYSYIQILQEKGYLSGHVEKLDVEELPGVSGLKALRANINRDKTVDVSCDFLN
- a CDS encoding endo-beta-N-acetylglucosaminidase family protein, whose protein sequence is MKTANFSFALCLSVVIMLFTKCTRSEQDLSVTKDASALKSGVTISAVNLSNLIAYKNSDHQISAGYYRTWRDSATASGNLPSMRWLPDSLDMVMVFPDYTPPANAYWNTLKTNYVPYLHKRGTKVIITLGDLNSATTTGGQDSIGYSSWAKSIYDKWVGEYNLDGIDIDIESSPSGATLTKFVAATKALSKYFGPKSGTGKTFVYDTNQNPTNFFIQTASRYNYVFLQAYGRSTTNLTTVSGLYAPYINMKQFLPGFSFYEENGYPGNYWNDVRYPQNGTGRAYDYARWQPATGKKGGIFSYAIERDAPLTSSNDNTLRAPNFRVTKDLIKIMNP
- the endOF3 gene encoding endo-beta-N-acetylglucosaminidase F3, producing MKKIFFAQCSILLLMLGSCSNMTEDMTPESVNKEASVKSSAALAGSNGVCIAYYITDGRNPTFKLKDIPDKVDMVILFGLKYWSLQDTTKLPGGTGMMGSFKSYKDLDTQIRSLQSRGIKVLQNIDDDVSWQSSKPGGFASAAAYGNAIKSIVIDKWKLDGISLDVEHSGAKPNPIPAFPGYAATGYNGWYSGSMAATPAFLNVISELTKYFGTTAPNNKQLQIASGIDVYAWNKIMENFRNNFNYIQLQSYGANVSRTQLMMNYATGTNKIPASKMVFGAYAEGGTNQANDVEVAKWIPTQGAKGGMMIYTYNSNVSYANAVRDAVKN
- a CDS encoding NADH-quinone oxidoreductase subunit N, producing MTVFIIIFITAVLSLFAGVFNQSKFSRYIGILGLLIAFYVSYMPDCSFFLKYDNMYLYDGPARLLTQISIVVTLLIFFLGGFAFNNHRSHQSELYALMLLSLCGGITLFGFKNLVTLFLGIEILSIPLYVMAGANKTDLRSIEASMKYFLTGAFATGFLLFGIAMIFGSTGSFDLTEIHKFSLQSGKNPMFILGFILMLCAMAFKTSLAPFHMWSPDVYQGAPSIITSFMATVVKISAFGALFKLMVIGFAGTYGNWLNIMGSFVIITLLLANCMGLAQTNMKRMLAYSSVSHAGYIGLIFFGMNENSLEKMAFYLLAYSLSTIGAFLTLIWVEKVKREVSYNAFKGLAKTEPLLAIVATVSLLSMAGIPLTAGFVGKFSLFSQAMNGAAFLVLVAILGSALSIAYYLRPIIAMFFFKETTFKTSEKVSLTYNILAVVITIAIIVLGIYPDLFNIQFGG
- a CDS encoding complex I subunit 4 family protein, which produces MLLALLLIPVIGSALVFAWKSPSAKYIALVLAFLEMALSFYMLSGLDFAATIDSQNLQYQINTPESSFLKTSLHLGVDGLSMLFILLTTILTSLIILSSFSQTVKYKNTFYGLILLMQFGLIGVFTSLDGLMFYAFWEVTLIPIWFICGLWGQEDQKLRFTTKFFVYTFIGSLFMLGGLIYVYNHSASFALLDMYNSDLNVTQQTIVFWFIFVAFAVKLPVFPFHTWQPDTYTYSPTEGTMLLSGIMLKMAIFGVLRYLLPIAPGAIMGISGQIVLTLAIIGIVYGALIAIVKNDIKRIITYSSLSHIGLIVAGIFASAILTLNGRFTTEGAEGAVIQAFAHGINIVGLFYCADILYRRFKTRDIRQMGGLAKVAPKFAVLFLIIVFGSMAVPLTNGFIGEFILLKSISDYNTTAVIISGLTVILCAVYMLRMYGKAMFGKGDEVLLANMKDVSGVEFSVLASLVVFVILFGIFPNSILEMVHSSLEFIFKSMNN
- the nuoL gene encoding NADH-quinone oxidoreductase subunit L; protein product: MDNLIIAILILPLIGFLINGLFGKHLPKVVVGGLATLVVFVSFVLAASIFSDYTADSSVTIVRLFKWFQIDGVPINFSLQIDQLSLMMVLIITGIGSLIHLYSIGYMSHDAGFYKFFTYLNLFIFSMLLLVMGSNYLILFIGWEGVGVCSYLLIGFWYDNVEYGKAARKAFIMNRIGDLGLLIGIFAIAYQLNAIDYLTVAQNASKFEYNGGIILFITVSLFIGAMGKSAQIPLFTWLPDAMAGPTPVSALIHAATMVTAGIYLVVRSNFLYTLAPSTMEFIMYIGLATSLVASFIALRQNDIKKVLAYSTVSQLGFMFIALGAGSYTTAMFHLMTHAFFKALLFLGSGSVIHAMSGEQDMRHMGGLRKKIPVTYWTFLIGTLAITGFPFLSGMISKDEILVTAFAKNPVVWFFTFVSAAMTAIYMFRLLYLTFFGEFRGSKEQEHHLHESPLNMTLPLIVLAILSVVGGFFNLPHFVSHDHSQKLAHWLNKVIISPIELPEVSVATEWILLAITVAMFFIVWFIVRNTYVNKKKMALPDSKYVGWERLSAQKLKIDEIYNAMIVKPIEGMGKAASMFDKAVLDRIVNFVANGAEDSGKSFKRLQNGNVETYVLIMSLAVGIILIVNFLLNS